One window of the Mixophyes fleayi isolate aMixFle1 chromosome 6, aMixFle1.hap1, whole genome shotgun sequence genome contains the following:
- the LOC142160098 gene encoding uncharacterized protein LOC142160098, translating to MAGEDYIVVKKTSSVCDTPSSCHCFRIIWQDQSPITVPPPHSLIHDRDNGLRILELTNKIIQLVTGEEEYLEGHKGLYKDVMMENHQPLTSLGQDKSANIKEEPASCDGGNLTDTDVYTPTDHTQYTSSHIDEVLGSSSNDEKCFKTIFSYVKHQRQGESNHIANQSWPCSECGICFTQKSLLLNHQISHTGEKSFSCSKCGKVCRNNSELLVHYRSHRGKRPYICSECGKCYISKSKLNRHQMSHTGEKPHSCSECRKGFKSNSELVVHQRIHTGERPYSCSECGKGFRSNSELVVHHRRHTGEKEYFCSECGKFIRSNSQRIVHLRSHTGEKPYSCTECGKCFTTSSLLFRHQRSHKGEKPYSCSECLKSFRGNSELVRHQMIHTAVHPYSCVECGKGCRSNSELVVHQGSHTRDKSYTCFEYGKWSKGNSKFVEHQISHTGERPYSCSECGKCFKRKSHLVLHHRTHTGERPYSCSECGKSFKRNSHLVIHQRSHTGERPYCCSECGKCFKSSSELASHQRIHTRENLYSCSECGKLFKGKSELVVHQNIHTGERPYSCSECGKCFKSRSQLVGHHKIHTGERPYSCSECGKCFKSSSERVVHQRIHTGERPYFCSECGRCFISNSKLTTHQRSHTTERAYPCSECGKCFATSELLIEHHRNHTKEKPYCCSECGKCFVTKSGLCKHTKSHI from the exons ATGGCAGGAGAG GATTACATAGTAGTGAAGAAGACATCCAGTGTGTGTGATACACCCAGCAGCTGTCATTGTTTCAGGATTATTTGGCAGgaccagagccccatcacggtgcctccacctcactcactgatacatgacagAGACAATGGCctgaggattctagaactcaccaacaagatcattcagctggtgactggagag gaggagtatttagaaggacacaagggtctgtacaaggacgtgatgatggagaatcaccagcccctcacatcactgg GACAAGATAAATCTGCTAATATTAAGGAGGAACCagcctcatgtgatggaggaaacctcacagacactgacgtttatacacccacagatcatacacaatatacatctagtCATATTGATGAGGTATTAGGGTCTTCTTCCAATgatgaaaaatgttttaaaaccatATTCAGCTATGTCAAACACCAGAGGCAGGGGGAAAGCAATCATATTGCAAACCAATCTTGGCCTTGTTCAGAATGTGGGATATGTTTTACCCAAAAATCATTACTACTTAATCATCAGATcagtcacacaggagagaagtcaTTTTCTTGCTCCAAATGTGGTAAAGTGTGCAGAAATAATTCAGAACTTCTTGTGCATTATAGAAGTCATAGAGGAAAGAGACCATATATCTGCtctgagtgcgggaaatgttATATCAGTAAATCAAAGCTTAATAGACATCAGATgagtcatacaggagagaaaccacaTTCCTGCTCTGAATGCAGAAAAGGGTTTAAAAGTaattcagaacttgttgtacatcagagaattcacacaggagagagaccatattcctgctctgaatgtggaaaagGGTTTAGAAGTaattcagaacttgttgtacatCACAGAAGGCACACCGGGGAGAAGGAATAtttttgctctgaatgtgggaagttCATTAGAAGTAATTCACAACGTATTGTGCATCTGAGaagtcatacaggagagaaaccgtaTTCCTgcactgaatgtgggaaatgtttcacaACTAGTTCACTGCTTTTTAGACATCAGAGATCTCATAAAGGAGAGAAACcctattcttgctctgaatgtttGAAAAGTTTTAGAGGTAACTCAgaacttgttagacatcagatgattcacacagcaGTACACCCTTATTCATGCGTTGAGTGTGGGAAAGGATGTAGAAGTAATTCAGAACTTGTTGTTCATCAGGGAAGTCATACAAGAGACAAGTCATATACATGCTTTGAATATGGGAAATGGTCTAAAGGTAATTCAAAATTTGTTGAACATCAGATAAGTCATACAGGAGAGAGACCgtattcatgctctgaatgtgggaaatgttttaaacgtAAGTCACATCTTGTTCTGCATCATAGAACTCATACAGGAGAGAGACCgtattcatgctctgaatgtgggaaatcttTTAAACGTAACTCCCAtcttgttatacatcagagaagtcacacaggagagagaccatattgttgctctgaatgtggaaaatgctttAAAAGTAGTTCAGAACTTGCTAgccatcagagaattcacacaagaGAGAATttatattcttgctctgaatgtgggaaattatTTAAAGGTAAATCAGAACTTGTTGTACACCAGAATATTCATACAGGGGAAAGGCCATATTCTTGCTCGGAATGTGGGAAATGCTTTAAAAGTCGTTCACAACTTGTTGGCCATCAtaaaattcacacaggagagagaccatattcttgctctgaatgtgggaaatgttttaaaagtaGTTCTGAAcgtgttgtacatcagagaattcacacaggagaaagacCATACttttgctctgagtgtgggagatGCTTTATCAGTAATTCCAAACTTActacacatcagagaagtcacacaacagagagagcatacccttgctctgaatgtgggaaatgttttgcaactAGTGAGCTCCTTATTGAACATCACAGAAATCACACCAAAGAGAAACCTTATTGTtgttctgagtgcgggaaatgttttgTGACTAAAAGCGGTCTGTGTAAACATACAAAATCCCACATCTAA